From Paralcaligenes sp. KSB-10:
ATTCCCTGGGTGAGATGATCTCCCTGCGCGGCATTACCGCCGGCATCGAAAACACGAATTTCTTCTTGACCACCACACAGGGCGAATACGTCCTGACCATTTTCGAAGTGCTGACCGCCCAGCAATTGCCGTTCTATATTGAACTGATGCACCATCTGGCCCAGCACGGCATTCCAGTGCCCCAACCCCAGACTCTGCGCAGCGGAGAACGCCTGACCACCCTGCACGGCAAGCCTTGCGCCATCGTCACGCGCCTGCGCGGCGGCTACGAACCCGCACCCGGCCCCGTGCATTGCGCGCTGGCCGGCGAAACCCTGGCGCGCGCTCATCTGGCCGGCCAGTCTTTCCAGATCGAGCAGCCCAATCTGCGCGGCCTGGCGTGGTGGAAACGCACGGTGCCTCTGATACTGCCTTTCCTGAATCCGGATCAAAGCACGCTGATCCAGGAAACCCTGGCCGAACAGATCCGTTTTGCCAGTAGCGACATCCATGGACAATTGCCTTTCGGGCCCGCCCATTGCGATCTGTTTCGCGACAACGTATTGTTCGATGGCACATTCGACATGCCCAAAATGGGCGGCTTCATCGATTTCTACTTTGCCGGTTGGGACAGCTGGCTGTTCGACGTGGCCGTCAGCGTAAACGACTGGTGCGTCGAACAGACCACGGGCGTATTCGATGCGGAAAGGCTGCGCGCCTGGCTGGGCGCCTACGCCGCGGTACGGCCATTTCACGAGGCCGAACAGCACGCCTGGCCCACGATCCTGCAGGCGGCCGCATTGCGCTTCTGGGTCTCGCGTCTGTACGACTTCTTCCTGCCCCGGCCCGCGCAAACCCTGAAACCTCACGACCCGCGCCATTTCGAACGCATTTTGCGCGAACGACGCAAGGCCGTATCCATTGCCCTGCCCTGACCCACAACCGGAAACCCGACTCACTATGCAAGCAGCCACACTTCCCGTCATCGCCGGCTGGCAATGGATACAGGACGGGGCCAAGCTTTTCCGGCTCCAACCCATGCCCCTGTTCTTCTGGAGCCTGATGACAGGGTTTTTCATTACGGTCGCGTACCTGATCCCGCTGCTGGGCCAAATGACGCTGATTGCCGCCATGCCGCTGCTGACATTTATCTCTTTGTGCGCCTGCCGCCATATCGCCACCGGCGAGCGTATGCTGCTGCCCATGTGGCTGGAGCCGCTGCGCAACACCGATAGCCGCAAGCGCCTGATCCGGCTGGGCCTGGCGTACCTGGCCTGCTGCCTGGCGGGAGGCTTCCTGGCTACTCTGCCCTTTATGAGCAGCATCATGGACGCGATAGGCACAGGCACCGCCGTGGACGAAGCCGCGCTGATGGTAGCCGTACGCGGGCCGTTCATTACCTTTGCCCTGATGTATATCGTGATCTCGGCCCTGTTCTGGCATGCACCGGCCCTGGTGGGCTGGCACAAGATCAAACTGACCCAGGCCCTGTTCTTCTCAATGGTGGCGTGCTGGCGCAATAAATGGCCGTTCCTGCTGTACGGCCTGAGCTGGGGCGCCGTATTCCTGTCCATACAGCTGCTGGGCAATCTGATGGTCGACATGGGGATGGCGGACAGCCTGGTTCAAGTCATGCTGACGCCGGTCAATATTATCGTCGCGGCCATCTTGTATTGCAGTTTTTACCCGGCCTATATCAGCGTGTTCGGGGCCAATTATCCTACACCGGAGCGGGCCTCCTAAAGCGCACTAGGGCATGTTTGGTTCAGGCGTTTACGGCACTGAACGTGTTTTAGTCGATTATTTTTGAGCCGTTCGTTCAGGTTTTAGCTTATTACTTTGTACTTTGGACGGTAGTTCTATAAAGACGCCGCAGGGTGAGCGGTGCTGTGTAGTCCGGCACGTCCAGCGGTCGTGGCGCTACGCGCCCCGACTGCCCGGGTCTGCCTCGTCCAGGCGGGCGTCGGGCGAACTCGCCCGGCCTCGCGAGGCCGGGCTCAGACAGCGCCCGCCGAAAGCCCCCGCCTTCCCTTCGTCAGCACCCGGCGCTGGACTACCGCCGGACTACACAGCACCGCCCACCCTGCGGCTTGCGTTGAGGCAATGCATAGAGAGAGACGTTGGAGAAGCCGCGTTGAGCCAATCACAGGCTACGGTGAGACGTCGGGCGCATAGTAAATCCAGGGTTTGGCACATCGTGGTGTAGGGGCCACGTGATAGAGGCATGAGTGCGGGCACGTTAACGGTTCTATGGGTGCAGGCCCATAACGGTAGATGCAAGCAAGTTGATTCCAGGCAAGCCCTAACGTGAGCCGTCTATCGGGGCTTGGGGTCAGGACCGGCGTAAGGCGTGCGCCGGATGCTACCGTAGGGAAGGCGGGGGCTTTCGGCGGGCCCTGTTTGAACGCAGCCGCGCCAGCGGCGTAGTGAGTTGGCCCGACGCCCGCCTGGACGAGGTAGATCCGGATCAAGCACGCCGTGCCGGTCCTGACCCCAAGCCCCGATAGATGGCGTCTTCAAATACCAAAACTACCAAAACGTAAATACCAACCCACCGAATCCCATAAACACCCGAACCAAAAATGCACCATAAACCTCCATAAGCATGCGGACGTGCGAGGCTCTCTGACAATCCGCTTTATCGCACAAACAGCCCGCTTTGCAACAGCGCGTGGCGCAGCCATTGCACGCCGCTCGAATTGCGCGCGCAATAGCCGCCGGGCAATTCCACAACAGACCGGGCACCAAGACACCAGGCAATGCGATTGGGAGCCATGTTTTCAACACATTTCAGACTACGCAAATCCTGGTCGAGAAATACGGCATCGATGGCATAAGCCAAGCCAAACGTATGTATTGCCTTGCAGGGCTTGAGCCACAAACCGCGGTGCCCGACCAGTTCCGGATACGCGTGCAAACCGCGTAGCCGGTCGCAATAACCGAACGCCTGGAAAATCTGCAGTGACTCAGGCTCGGAATTCAAATCTCCACCCCCACAAGCTTGATCACAATCGGAAAGCCGATAATCAAGAAAGTACAAGGGAAAATGCAGAACACCATGGGGAACAACATTTTCACAGGGGCTTCCAGAGCGAGCTTTTCCGCCCGCAGGAACCTTTCGGTTCTGCGCTGCTCGGACTGCGCGCGCAACAAAGGCCCTAGACTCATGCCCAATTGATCGGCCTGACTCAGCGCCACCACTAGCTGACGGATTGCGGGCATATCGGTGCGGTCGGCCAGGCCCTGCAGGGCCTCGTACCGCGCCATGCCGGCGCGCATGTCGGCCAAAGCGTGGCGCAACTCCTGCCGCAAAGGGCCCGAGGGACCATTTGCGGCTGCCTGCTGCAAGGCTCCATGCAAATTGAGGCCCGCTTCCACACACAGGGTTGTCATGTCGAGCAGGAACGGAAACTCCCTCAGCATCCAGCGCTGCCGGGCCCGTGCCTGGTCCCGCAAGCTACGGCGCGGCCACCACGCGCAAAGCCCGCCCAGGCAAAGGCTCAGCGTCAGGCCATGCACAGGCTCCAGCAGAAAATAGACAGCCAGGGCCAGGCCCGCCGATGCTCCAGGACACAGGAAAGCCAGAATCTGCATCGCCACAATGTGCTCGGCCTTCCACACCGGCTCCAGACCCGACCGCTGGATCTGCCTGGCCAGCGTATTGCGCAATTGCCATGAAATCCACGGACGGCAGGCCGCGGCCAGAACCAGCACCCAAGGCAGGATCAGCTTCAAACCTGCATGGTTCGAATACATGCTTGCCGCCTGCAGGCGCAAGCGGAGCGGATGGGTGATCACCCAGCAAAACAGGCACAAAGACACCCCCGCCGCCAAACAACTGAACCAGAACCACATCTGAGCTCCTTTAACTGCCAGACCCTATGCCATGGTGCCTTGGGCCGCCAATTGATTTGCCGCCGCTCAGATTTCAATACTGACTATGCGACGTATGAACATGACACCCAGCAACTCCAGTCCGATAATGACGCCGATCACGGCCCAACCCGCGCGGGTATGCCACAGATAAGCCATGGAGTCGGGGTCGATTGCCTCCAGCGCCAACGCCAGAAGAAAAGGCAGGCACGCCATGACCCAGGCCTGCAATTTTCCCTGCGAGGTCAAGGCCCGCACCCGAGCCAGCAGATGAAGCCGAGCCCGCAGGGTAGCGGCGATTCTCTCCAGCGTTTCAGCCAGATTGCCACCGCTTTGAACCGCAATGCTCAGCGAAGACACCAGCAGTCCGGTGCCTTCTGTTGGCACGCGTCGATACAGTGCGGCCAAGGCCTGCTCGAAAGAAACACCCATGCGTTGCTCGCGCAGCATCAAGCCGAACTCCTGGGCCAAGGGTGTGGGCGCCTGAACCACAATATGCCTCAACGCCGCCTGCACTCCGGATCCGGCGCGCAGTGCTCCCGCCAGCGCCTGTATCAAATCCGGCAACTGCTCGTCGAACTGCGTCAGACGGCGGCGCCGCAAGCCGGCTATGGCAGTCTGAGGAGCAATCAGGCTTAGCCCTGCGATAACGCTCGACAGCCATAGGGAACCCGAAAGCATGTAAACGATCAGGGCCAGGCCACCGCACAAAATCAGGTTGAGCGACCATAGTTGTGCCGGATCGAAAAACAGGAAAAATTCACTTAAACGCGCCTTGGCTTCCCGTTGAAATGCCGATTGATAACGCTGATATGCGAGCCTGCACCACCCTTGAACCAGCCAACTGGCCACGCCTGCCACAATCGCGATACAGAATAAAAACAGAATAATCATGGCAAGGCCTGCGACGCGGTTATCTCGAAACAGGCCACGGTCTGGTTCAGTTCGGTGCGCTGGTGAAACAAGGCGGCATCCAGGCCTTGGGGGCATTCGCCATTATTTGAGAAAAATTCCGGCATGACCCCGCAGCCTATGAACGCTCTGACGGGCGCTGCCTGATAGCGAAAAAGCTCCTGCGTCTGTATGCGGCCGCTTTCCGTGCCTGTGACCTCGACAATCGAGGTAATCAAACGGCGGCCGTCGCTTAGCCTTGCCTGCTGCACCAACAAATCGATGCTGGCGGCGATATGTTCACGCACGGCCGCAAGCGGCAAATCCATGCCCGCCATGAGTATCATGGTTTCAAGCCGCGACAAGGCGTCGCGCGGGCTATTGGCGTGCAAGGTCGTCAGGGAGCCTTCATGGCCGGTATTCATGGCGGCAAGCATGTCGAAGGCCTCGCTTCCGCGGCATTCGCCAATTACGATACGATCCGGCCGCATGCGCAAGGCGTTGCGTACCAGGTCGCGAATATCGACCTTGCCGCGCCCTTCAAGATTGGCGGGCCGCGCTTCCAGCGACACCAGATGCTCATGGTCGAGACGCAGCTCGGCCGCATCTTCGATGGTCACGATACGTTCACTCGCGGAAATACAATTGGACAGGACATTCAGCAGGGTTGTCTTGCCCGAACCGGTGCCGCCTGAAACAATAATGTTTTTTCTCGATCCAACACACAGGCGCAGAAATTCGCACATCGACGCGTCAAGCGCACCCACTCGAATCAAATCGTCCATGCTCGGCCGATTTTTCGGAAACTTGCGTATGGTAAGAGAAGCTCCTCGCAGCGCCAATGGAGGAATTATGGCGTTCACCCGCGACCCATCCCTCAAACGCGCATCGACCATGGGCGAGCTTTCGTCGATACGACGGCCCAGAGGAGACACAATACGGTCGATGACCCCCAAGACCGCCTGCTCACTGCTGAATCCTGAAAAATGACGCACCAGACGCCCGGCTGATTCGATAAAAATTTCGTCGTGGCGGTTTACCATGATTTCACTGATATGAGGATCTGCCAGCAAGGGTTCAAGAGGCCCAAGGCCAACAGCCTCATTGACCACGTCGATCAGCAGATCGTCACGGTTCACCGATGCGGGAATATCGGGATCGCTTTGGATTATTTCGGCCAGTACCGCCGTTGCCTCGCCGCGCAAGGCCGTATCGCTCATATTGGCCACGTCGCGCCGGCGCAAGTCCAGGGCTTCGAGCAAAGCAGCGTGCAGGCGACGACGATGATGGAGGAGCGCCGCCACGGATATCTGAACGTTTTCAGTATCGGGCCGCGGAGAAACAATGGTAGGCGCGCCCGAGGGAACCAGGGCCTGCAATGTGGGTAGGCTTCCAGTCGAATCATTTGCCGCCACCTGGATGGGTGGATCCGCCGCATGACCAGAGGCTTTGGGTTCGGCTATATCGCGCAGATGGATCAGACAAGGGCCTACGATAATTTCATCGCCCGGTTGCAAAGGCCCATATTGCGTCACCCGTTGCCCATTGACAAGAGTGCCTGTCAAGGAACCAAAATCCTCCAGGAACAGGCCGGATTCACGCTGGTCGATACGGGCGTGACGCCTGGCCACTCTCCATGTACCCAGCCTCAAGTTTGCCTGAGGAGCGCGGCCGATTTCCACAGGAGGGGAAAGCTGTTTCACATGGGTAGTGCCATCTTCGAATCGAAGTTCCAGGTTCAGCATGGTTTACTCCCGAAAATCATGTTGGTTGACGCCGGTGCGCCGTACCGGTGGCACACCAGGCAATGGGCTGGCCAGCCCGGAGGATAACGGTGGCGCAGATTCCGGATGGCCCCATTGGGAACCTGCGCCGCTATAGGGATCCCAGCTCATATGTGACGCACTCAGGGCCTGCGGCAATCTTGCAGCCGCATGGACCGGCGAGTTGATCAACTCGCCATCCGGAAAAACATGATCGAGAATGGCCCTGCCTTGCGCTACCCGCTGCATCAAACCCGGATCGTCCGGCGCGACCACAACAGGAGTCACAAAAATGGCAAGCTCGGTTTCGTTGTGCTGGAAACGCCGCGACTTGAACAAAGCGCCCAGAATGGGAATATCGCCCAGGCCGGGAACCTTGTCGGTATTGCGCGACTCTTCGCGCGACAGAAATCCGGCCAATACCAAGGTCTGGCCCGAGCGGACATTGAATTCAGTGGCCGCCCGCCGGGTTTTCAACGATGGCCCGTTAGGCACCGATAGCGATTGATCCACCGAACTGACCTCTACTTCAATGCGCGAACGCACAGCGCCATTTCGTTCGATTTTCGGTGTAATGCGCAAGGAAACACCATAAGGCTTGAACACGGTATTTGTTGCCCCATTGGCTTCGACCGTCGAGTAGGGAACTTCGCCGCCGGCCAGAAATTCAGCAGTGGCGCCGCTGCGCGCCAACAGCTGAGGTTGCGCCAGCACGACCGCGGAGCCTGTTTGCGCCAAAGCCCTGATCTGCGCGGACAGCACCGCATTGATCCCAAAATACCCAGCAGCCATTCTTGCCGGAAACGGAAGATCCAGGAGCGACTCACCCGGCCTGGCGCTGAATTGCCGCGACCCGCCATCCCAGGCCAGGCCTGCGTTCAAGCCGCCATCGCTTGCCGTGTTCCAGCGCACCCCCAGCTCTTGCAATTGCGAACGCGGCACCTCCACCACCTGCACGTCCAGCAATACCATTCGGTCCCAGCCTACCTGGCTCGTAAAGTCAAGCAACTGTGGATAGCGCTTGCTGAGCGCGGCGACGCGTTCACGATCGCTGTCGGACAAATCGTCTCCTTCGACCACGAGCTTGTCGCCGACCACCGACACCCGCGCATTGGGGATACGCTCCAGCACAGTACGCAGCTCGGCCCGGGTCTGGCGCGCGCCCTCTGGGGCGACATCGACTTGATAGCGATGCTTCCGGCCATTCGCGGACCAGATCTGCAGAGTGCTGGAACCCTCGTGCCGCGCAAACACAATGACCTCTTTTTCTTCAGTCGTCACGGCATTGAGCACATGGCCGTCCCCCACGGCGACACGGGCCACTTCCGGCACCGCCAGAACCTTGACTTCGCCCACCTGCAAATTCAGCAATGTGTCCGGCTCGGCGCCAGCCACAGGCACAGTGAGCAACAAACCGCAGGCTACACACACAGACCGGAAATTCATGATTTCAGTTCCTATCCAAGACAGCGCCTCAAACTCCTGTTTACCCAGGGTTCGGTCAAACCAGCGTCAATGAGGCAAAACCAAGGGCGTATCGGATTGATCCGGTAGCCCCCCGGCGCGCATCCAGGCGCTGGCCAGTTCGGGGGTATATGGCAAGTCGAAGACGCCGTTCGCTGGTTTTGGCACGGGAATGTCGGGGTGCAGTCGCGGCAGGCCGCGAGCGGCCTGGTTTCCGTAGATGACAGGTGCGTTCCGTGTCTTGACAGTCGCGATGCGCTCATTAACGCCCAACAGGCTGGCCAAATCGCCGCGAACTGCCTTTTGATCGGGGCGCCTATCGTGTGGGTGGCGCAATAAGGCGGTAATGCTCCCTCCTTGGCGGGCCGCTACCAGCTTTATTGCATCTTCCGGAGACGTATCGAGCGTCACAGTGGAATAGTTGCTCTGCCGGGCAGTCTCGCTGGCAGGCCGAGTCGCAGCCCCTGTCGCCAGAACCAGAACCCCCTGCAATAAAGGGGCAGTAATGCGTCGGCGCTGATGATCGAATGACACATACAAGTCAATCAGGTCTCCCGGCTCGAGCAGTCCGGACACTGAATTGATGGCATCTACGGGGATGGTAATCGCTCGCCTGCCCTCGCCAAGCTTGCCTGAAAAAGGCGACACTTGGGCCTGCGCGGTATGCACACGCAAAATAGGATCGCCAGCATGCAAAGGCGCAACCAGAACGCTGCCTGTCAGCTCCTGGAATCGTTCGGGAGCGAGACTATCGCTGGATACCGCAGCAGTGGGAAACTGGCGTACGGCGAAATGATCGGACGTTAAACGCGTGCCGGAGGGCAGATTGTAGGCGGCCACCACCCGTGAGACCGTTGAAATTCTTGCATCGGCCTCAAGCTGATGAATACGATCCGCCAAGTATTGGCGAGCTGCCAGGGCGGCACCCAGGCCAGCAAGCACAGCCAACAGCAGCAATGCCATGGAACGGTTGAACACAGGCAGGCGCATGCTTCGCTCCCAGATAAAACTATTGAAAATGATGAATGAACAATGCGCTGCCTCCGGATATTTCATGAGAGATCAGCATGAGGCGCTCGCTCTCGCGCAGCCAAACACCGCCATTAAAGAGTTGCCCCTGGCCCGATGTATCGCGCCAGCCGGAAGTCTGCAAACGCTCACGCACATAGAGATTCAACTTGCCCAGGGGCCACGCGACGTTATAAATTTGCTGTACTACCGGGCGACCTTTCATAAACGTCTTTTCGCTGTAGAGCAATCGAGCCTGAATCGGCACCCAGGCTACGGCCAGATTCGAGCGATTTTGCGCAGCCTCGCTCAGATGCGGAAAACTTGCATCCAAAGCCGAAATCGTTCCCTGGAAGCCTTGTCCCGTCGGTTCCAGATCGGCTACCCAGTGCCATCCAGCGTGCATCCCGAACAGAATTATTTTTTTCCTGAACGCCACCACTTGTTGGAACAAATGTGTATGGCTAGACAAAATTCGGGCCGCTTTTTCGACTGGCATGGGCGCCGCGAAACGACGCCAAGATGCAGGCACGCCAAATAGCTGAATTTTTTCTGGCTCCGACCAGATGAATTCCGGCGTTTCAAGTAGCTTCAGCCTGTTGTCGATCGACGCGTTGGCCTGCGTGTCGATTATTGCGGCCGCCAGCGTCAATACAAGAACCGCCTTGAAATATTTCCCCATCCGCGAAACTGAGCAATGCCGGATGACGTACGGTATCCAATCAGTCATGGGCTTCGGCCTCCGGGAGGCGAGTCAAGTGCAGCTCGGGAACATGGCTTGCCCAGGGCGTCAGCCAATCGAGTTCCAGCGCCGCCCGACCCCAGGCACGGTCAAGAGGCTGGGTACGCATTTGTATATGACGCCCGAGGCGGTACGAGTTTTCCGCGCCATTGCTCCACCCCAGCTTCGATGCAGCTATCCGGTGTTGCGCGTCGAGGTCGTTCGAGGCGTGTCCGGCACCGGCTAGAATGGCCGTATGGCGGGTCAGGATGGGATACCCGCCATCGAACGCGCTCAAACCTATCTTGACAGCATTCGCCTTGTGAACGATATCTTGTGTGGCAGCACGGGAACCAACAGTCACAATGGCCCGAACAATACCTGTGTCGTCAATGCGCCAGCCTTGGCGCAAAGAGACGGCATCGGCAAGTGAGCCTCCTGGCTGGGCCTGGACATCGAGCGCGGTATCGGACCTGACAAGCAAGGAAACTTCCGTTTGCTCCAGGCTCAGCACGCTGCGGCCATGTCGATCATTCCATTGATGCGCGGGCCCTGAAAAATAGCGGCGCCGAATATCGGCGGCAGGCCTTAGATCGGAATGGCGGGCTACCGAAAACGCGGCAAAACGACTGGCATGCGTTGCCTGCAAAGCCATATCCTGAAACCGGCTCAGCCAGCCGATAGCCACCCACACAGAAAGCAGCACGAACAGAACCACCAGGCCTTCGGCCAGAGCCTGGCCCCGCTGCATGCGGCCACATTCACCTTGCGATCGGGCTATCCAATTCATGGCGCCTCCTTTGCCGCGCCATGAGTCGAATTGGGTGTAGCCAATCGCGCCTGCCAGTAGGGGTGGAACAAATTGCCGGTTTCAAGGCGGCCATCGGCACGCGGTTCAGGGCGCTCAAAAAAAGTTTCCGCTGCGCTCTGAGTGCTTACCATTAAATCCCCCGGGCCGGGATGCTTCAAGGCAACGGTGAATTTCAGGCTCAAGCCTCTTTGTTGGGTACTGGTATCGAAATACATGGGCAATCCGCCGCCGTGCCAGCGCTGACGGCCCGCCACAGCCCGAGAGTTGGCCAGAGGATTCGCATCGCCGGAATGAATATCCCAATTAGTCGCGTCGCGTACCCAACGCCAGAAATCCTGCGCGGCAAAGTCGTTGGGCGGACTGTTGGTATAAGGGCCGTCGACACTTTGATTCAAGGCGCTCGGAATCCAGCCCCAGCCCATGGGATATTCGCGGTAGTAACAGCCAATCCAGCGATTGGAGCGCAAGGCATGAAAGGATTCTGTGTCGATGGACTGCCAGTGTCCATAAGCATCAAGCTCAGTATTGCCGCGTCGACGCAATTCGTGGCGCAACGCCGGGCATTTCTCATCAACTATCCAGGGACTGTTGGCCGTATGATTGCGCGGCCCCAGAAAATCGTACAAACGGGCGACTTCCAGGACAAAAGACCGCAAGCGCTGTTGCCCGGAATACATCTGCAAAAAGCCTGGCCAGTTGTCGTCGAGTATTGATAAATCAAAGCGTTCATTTGCACGGGAGTCAGGGGAAATGGATTTTTCCTGCTCTTGCGCGGCATGCTCAGATAGCCCGCGCGCGTCGGTGCGGTCGGGGTAGTTTTGCGCGAGTATGGCCTGCATGGCGGCCCAACGCACATCGGGCAACCCGGCTACGATTTCCTGCTGCACCGAATCGAATACATTCTGGACTATATGATCGTGCGCCGCGTAGGCATGCGCCAGATCGCCCTCGGTGCGGGCCAGTGCATCAAGCCCACCCGCTGCGCGCGCGGCCAGATACGCGGCGCCATGATCAGGCCCGAACATCATGGCGATCAGATAGGCTGGCGGATTGCCTGAGCCCAGTTGCCGCGCCTGCGCGCCGCCAAACGCCGCCCACGACCCAAGGGTTACCAGATGGGCCATGGCCACCTGATGCCCTATCTGGGCGCGGTTAAGATACGCCAGCATATTCAAGGCACGGGCCTGAACCAGTGCCCCGCTATAGGCCGCTGCATCCAGCGCATGCAATTGACGCGCTTTGGCGGCCGCGACCTGGCTGGTGGAGAAATATCGCACCAGCACCAGAATCGCCATCCCGGCCAACAGCATTCCGAATACCAGTGCCTGGCCGGCCTGGGCCGGCTGTGCCTTCAGGTCCCGGCGTAAAAGGGCTTTTCTTGAATCAGGCCCGGGCCTCATTGACTGGCCCCGGCGTTGCCAGTGAACGATTTAAGGGTTTTGGCGGCCGTTTGAGCCGCCGCCGCTTCAGCGGCGGACTGCGCCATTCGAGATTGTTCCGAACCATCTTCACCGGCAAGCTCTTTGGCCATGGCTGCCGTTTGCGAACGCACCACCTGCCCGAAAAGCTGGTAAACCGCTATCGCGGCGACGGCCACCAAAGCCACCACAATGATGTATTCGGTCATACCCTGGCCGCGCTGTTTAGAATAGGGTTGCCGCATGTTGGTCTCCCGGTTTAAGGCGTGGAATTCAGTGTGGGGCAAGCAGCCTCGGCCAACAATTCGAAGATACCGAGTTGGGTAATTTTGCGGCAGTTGTATGTCTAATTTCTATAAAGACGCCGCAGGGTGGGCGGTGCTGTGCAGTCCGGCACGTCCAGCGGTCGTGGCGCTACGCGCCCCGACTGCCCGGGTCTGCCTCGTCCAGGCGGGCGTCGGGCGAACTCGCGTCGCCCCGCGGTGCGGGGCGCCACTCAGACAGCGCCCGCCGAAGGCCCCCGCCTTCCCTTCGTCAGCACCCGGCGCTGGACTACCGCCGGACTGCACAGCACCGCCCACCCTGCGGCTTGCGTTGAGGAAATGCCTCGAGGTATACATTGGGGAAGCCGCGTTAAGCCAATCACAGGCTACGTTGAGGCGGTGGGTGCTTTTAGTACATCCAGTCGTCGATCCATCGAGTCGTCAATCGAGGTAGATGTGGCGACATGATAAAGGTACGGGTGCACGCACGTTAACTGTTTTATTGATGCAGGCCCATTAACGGTAGATGCAAGCACATTGATTCCAGGCAAGCCGTAACGTCAGCCGTCTATCGGGGTTTGGGGTCAGGACCGGCGTAAGGCGTGCGCCGGATGCTACCGTAGGGAAGGCGGGGGAAGTCGTCGGGCCCTGTTTGAACGGAGCCGCGCCAGCGGCGTAGTGAGTTGGCCCGACGCCCGCCTGGACGAGGTAGATCCGGATCAAGCACGCCGTGCCGGTCCTGACCCCAAGCCCCGATAAACGGCGTCTTCAAATACCAAACCGTAAATACCAAACCGACCAAAACGTCGAATCCCATAAACACTCGAACCAAAAATGCCCTAACGACAAGATCCTCCGAAATTTCAGCCCGAAAGCACATTAAATAAGAAATTGCCGCCCCACTATGCAATAAAACACCATTGCCTGAAGCCTATAATTTCATCAAACCCAGGCCAGGCGCCTGTGCCGACAGCGCATCACCGGAGATCCCCATGCTTAGCCGTAACGACTGCATCCTGATGGACCAGGCCGATGATCTGGCCAATCTGAAAAACGAGTTCGCCCTGCCCGAAGGGGTCATCTACCTCGACGGAAATTCCCTGGGCGCGCGGCCCAAAGCGGCCCTGGCGCGAGGCTTGCACGTCATTGAACAGGA
This genomic window contains:
- the cpaB gene encoding Flp pilus assembly protein CpaB; protein product: MKYPEAAHCSFIIFNSFIWERSMRLPVFNRSMALLLLAVLAGLGAALAARQYLADRIHQLEADARISTVSRVVAAYNLPSGTRLTSDHFAVRQFPTAAVSSDSLAPERFQELTGSVLVAPLHAGDPILRVHTAQAQVSPFSGKLGEGRRAITIPVDAINSVSGLLEPGDLIDLYVSFDHQRRRITAPLLQGVLVLATGAATRPASETARQSNYSTVTLDTSPEDAIKLVAARQGGSITALLRHPHDRRPDQKAVRGDLASLLGVNERIATVKTRNAPVIYGNQAARGLPRLHPDIPVPKPANGVFDLPYTPELASAWMRAGGLPDQSDTPLVLPH